Proteins from a genomic interval of Thermomicrobiales bacterium:
- the solA gene encoding N-methyl-L-tryptophan oxidase has product MGLGGMGSAAVAHLAMRGQQVLGLEQFGRLHKLGSSHGHTRIIREAYFEAPEYVPLVQRAYVLWRELEAATERDLLTITGGLTIGAPDSNFIEGSLESAKLHGLPYDLLDHQAAEARFPGLALGEGLMAVYEPNAGFLRPEDCVDAHLIVAERYGADVRFDTGPASWKADGEGVTVTAGDATFRADRLVIAAGPWSAEVIPDLSLPLEVERIVNIHVEPTQPDLYSADRFPVYLFQVPEGQYYGFPALPGQGVKIGRHEGGEITNAHDIRREVDDSEIATLLAALARYLPGAAGKVTSSLTCMYTNTPDENFIIDHHPGAEQVTIACGFSGHGYKFASAIGEVLADMAIDGQSRHDIDFLALSRFV; this is encoded by the coding sequence ATCGGGCTGGGTGGCATGGGTAGCGCCGCTGTGGCGCACCTCGCGATGCGCGGTCAGCAGGTGCTGGGACTGGAGCAGTTCGGGCGGCTGCACAAGCTGGGGTCGTCGCACGGTCATACCCGCATCATCCGCGAGGCCTATTTCGAAGCGCCCGAATACGTCCCGCTCGTACAGCGCGCCTATGTCCTCTGGCGCGAGCTGGAGGCGGCCACCGAGCGCGACCTGCTGACGATCACCGGCGGGCTGACGATCGGCGCTCCCGATTCGAACTTCATCGAAGGTTCGCTGGAGAGCGCGAAGCTGCACGGACTGCCCTATGATCTCCTCGACCATCAGGCTGCCGAGGCGCGCTTCCCCGGACTGGCGCTGGGCGAGGGCCTGATGGCGGTCTACGAGCCGAACGCCGGCTTCCTGCGTCCAGAGGACTGCGTCGACGCGCACCTGATCGTGGCCGAACGTTATGGCGCTGACGTGCGGTTCGACACCGGCCCGGCGAGCTGGAAGGCCGATGGCGAGGGCGTGACTGTCACGGCTGGCGATGCGACCTTCCGGGCGGATCGGCTCGTCATTGCCGCCGGGCCGTGGTCGGCCGAGGTCATTCCTGATCTGTCACTGCCGCTGGAGGTTGAGCGGATCGTCAACATCCACGTCGAGCCGACCCAGCCGGACCTGTACAGTGCCGACCGCTTCCCGGTCTATCTCTTTCAGGTACCGGAGGGGCAGTACTACGGGTTCCCGGCGCTGCCGGGGCAGGGCGTGAAGATCGGTCGCCACGAGGGCGGTGAGATCACCAACGCGCACGACATCCGCCGCGAGGTTGACGACAGCGAGATCGCGACACTGCTGGCGGCGCTGGCGCGCTACCTGCCGGGCGCGGCCGGGAAGGTGACATCGAGCCTGACCTGCATGTACACGAACACGCCGGACGAGAATTTCATCATCGACCATCACCCCGGCGCGGAGCAGGTCACGATCGCCTGCGGCTTCTCCGGGCACGGCTACAAGTTCGCCAGCGCCATCGGCGAGGTGCTGGCCGACATGGCCATCGACGGACAGTCGCGGCACGACATCGACTTCCTGGCGCTGTCCCGCTTCGTCTAG
- the rpmB gene encoding 50S ribosomal protein L28, translating to MAGTCEICGKTVTFGRNVSFSKRRTNRPFKPNIQKTRVFDDGTLRQVNACTRCIKTLAKPGIELDLNKARKQRA from the coding sequence ATGGCCGGGACATGCGAGATCTGCGGTAAGACCGTTACATTCGGACGCAACGTCAGCTTCTCGAAGCGACGTACGAACCGTCCGTTCAAGCCCAATATCCAGAAGACGCGCGTCTTCGACGATGGCACGCTGCGGCAGGTCAACGCCTGCACGCGCTGCATCAAGACGCTGGCGAAGCCGGGCATCGAGCTCGACCTCAACAAGGCCCGCAAGCAACGCGCCTGA
- a CDS encoding tyrosine-type recombinase/integrase, translated as MADQHDNAHDHDQPMGLSQPPLFDVVARSSYAPKIASVAALTPQSSLPIARYWFRRALEQAQHPKNTVESYIYDLAIFEQVVGPKQIDAVTARDIAHYLGEAQTRSTRKRRLTSVSQLFKWLVQSAKMLEADPTESFYPDHIPLKTPRPLFEAEQQAILDAAANDSSRSALIVWLLLNLGLSRGELLALRRDHIDFSDPDAPIVYVFYENPRWAAKERKLAAGPDLTALYERYIEDYAPEDRLFELLPQSVNKLVERVARAAGISKQISPQTLRDTYAVEQAREGAEEEQLLLLLGLADDSRNRMSVRRYVKLAAPPANASSD; from the coding sequence ATGGCTGACCAACACGATAATGCACACGATCACGATCAGCCGATGGGTTTGTCACAACCACCGCTGTTCGACGTTGTTGCCCGCAGTAGCTATGCCCCGAAAATCGCCAGCGTCGCTGCGCTGACGCCGCAGTCAAGCTTGCCGATTGCACGCTACTGGTTCCGGCGTGCGCTTGAGCAGGCGCAGCACCCCAAGAATACGGTCGAGTCATACATTTACGATCTCGCGATCTTCGAGCAAGTTGTCGGGCCAAAGCAGATCGATGCTGTTACGGCGCGCGACATCGCGCACTACCTCGGCGAGGCGCAGACGCGCTCGACCCGCAAGCGACGGCTCACCTCGGTTAGCCAGCTGTTCAAGTGGCTGGTACAGAGCGCGAAGATGCTCGAAGCCGACCCAACCGAATCGTTCTATCCCGACCACATCCCGCTGAAGACGCCGCGCCCGCTCTTCGAGGCTGAGCAGCAGGCGATCCTCGACGCGGCAGCCAACGATTCGTCTCGCTCGGCACTGATTGTCTGGCTGCTGCTGAACCTGGGCCTGTCGCGCGGCGAGCTTCTGGCGCTGCGCCGCGACCACATCGACTTCAGCGACCCCGACGCGCCGATCGTCTACGTGTTCTACGAGAACCCACGCTGGGCAGCGAAGGAGCGCAAGCTCGCAGCCGGTCCGGATCTCACCGCGCTCTACGAGCGCTACATCGAGGACTACGCCCCGGAAGACCGGCTGTTCGAGCTGCTGCCACAATCGGTCAACAAGCTCGTCGAGCGTGTGGCGCGTGCTGCCGGCATCAGCAAGCAGATCTCGCCGCAGACGCTGCGCGACACCTACGCCGTCGAGCAAGCTCGCGAGGGTGCCGAAGAGGAGCAGTTGCTCCTGCTGCTGGGGCTGGCCGACGACTCGCGCAACCGCATGAGCGTCCGCCGCTACGTCAAGCTCGCCGCCCCTCCGGCGAATGCTTCGTCCGACTGA
- a CDS encoding PLP-dependent aminotransferase family protein has protein sequence MHVTLDRECAVPIYLQIAQQLRQSILDGDPPTGGRLPPERRLAKLLGVNRTTVVNAYRELAADGLVAGQVGRGTVVIHGSPDEDPELLNANGWTTRTHASDGAAGTITDTGRPRSTPIPWAQLFTPTTDVMDDALLRDAMTVSARPDVIRLATGIPSPELYPISEIRELFDEALGNAGQTLLQHTPTEGYSPLREELSRWMAQTAAAAGVNTQVDPAHIVVAAGSQQGLYLLARTLIDPGDLVILESPTYLGAAQVFRAAGARLLTIPVDQDGMQVDLLQEILPRRQPKLIYTLPTFQNPSGAVMSMGRRLRLLDLAARYQIPIVEDDPYGALRFDGRALPPLAAIDQAEGRSNVIYLSTVSKMLFPGFRIGWVAAPKPVAERLTLMKQLVDLDTNALAQRVVWAFFARGLIESHLARVNAAYPLRRDRMLAALEEYCGGLVTANRPEGGIYLWCRLAEGIRVRDLLPEAAREGVVFAPGESFHVDAASGRGRFDMRLNFTLPPDDEIIEGVRRLSIAVHRLADRLDAHGRQPQHALTPIV, from the coding sequence ATGCACGTCACACTTGATCGCGAATGCGCCGTCCCGATCTACCTTCAGATCGCGCAACAGCTCCGCCAATCCATTTTGGACGGTGATCCACCAACCGGGGGGCGGCTGCCGCCGGAACGACGGCTGGCCAAGCTGCTCGGCGTGAACCGGACGACTGTCGTGAACGCCTATCGTGAGCTTGCGGCCGATGGTCTGGTGGCCGGTCAGGTCGGGCGCGGCACAGTCGTGATCCACGGCTCGCCCGATGAAGACCCCGAGCTGCTCAACGCGAACGGTTGGACGACGCGAACGCACGCTTCGGATGGTGCAGCAGGCACGATAACCGACACCGGACGCCCGCGCTCGACGCCGATCCCCTGGGCGCAGTTGTTCACGCCGACTACCGATGTCATGGACGACGCCCTTCTGCGCGACGCGATGACCGTCTCGGCCCGACCAGATGTCATCCGTCTGGCGACCGGCATCCCTTCGCCTGAGCTGTATCCCATCTCGGAAATCCGCGAGCTCTTCGACGAGGCGCTCGGCAACGCCGGGCAGACGCTCCTGCAGCACACACCGACTGAGGGCTACTCGCCACTGCGCGAGGAGCTGTCGCGCTGGATGGCGCAGACCGCCGCAGCCGCCGGGGTAAACACGCAGGTCGATCCGGCGCACATCGTCGTCGCAGCTGGGTCGCAGCAGGGCCTGTATCTGTTGGCGAGGACGCTAATTGATCCGGGCGATCTGGTCATTCTGGAGTCGCCGACCTACCTTGGTGCGGCCCAGGTCTTTCGCGCTGCCGGTGCGCGATTGCTGACCATCCCGGTCGATCAGGACGGCATGCAGGTCGATCTGTTGCAGGAGATTCTGCCGCGTCGGCAGCCGAAGCTGATTTACACACTGCCGACGTTCCAGAACCCCAGCGGCGCGGTGATGTCGATGGGCCGACGGCTCCGCCTGCTCGACCTTGCGGCGCGCTACCAAATCCCGATTGTCGAGGACGACCCCTACGGTGCGCTGCGCTTTGATGGCCGCGCGCTGCCGCCGCTGGCCGCCATCGATCAGGCCGAGGGACGCTCGAACGTGATCTACCTCTCGACCGTGTCGAAGATGCTCTTCCCCGGCTTTCGCATCGGCTGGGTTGCTGCGCCGAAGCCGGTCGCCGAACGCTTGACGCTGATGAAGCAGCTCGTCGATCTGGACACCAACGCGCTGGCCCAGCGCGTCGTCTGGGCGTTCTTCGCGCGTGGCCTGATCGAATCGCACCTGGCACGGGTGAATGCCGCCTACCCGCTACGGCGCGACCGGATGCTGGCTGCGCTGGAGGAATACTGCGGCGGCCTGGTCACGGCGAACCGGCCCGAGGGTGGCATCTACCTCTGGTGTCGCCTCGCCGAGGGCATCCGGGTCCGCGACCTGCTGCCCGAGGCAGCTCGCGAGGGCGTCGTCTTTGCCCCCGGCGAGTCATTCCACGTCGATGCGGCGTCGGGTCGCGGGCGTTTCGACATGCGCCTCAACTTCACGCTGCCGCCCGATGACGAGATCATCGAGGGCGTGCGACGCCTGTCCATCGCTGTCCACCGTCTGGCCGACCGCCTCGACGCGCACGGCCGCCAACCGCAGCACGCGCTCACGCCGATCGTCTGA
- a CDS encoding helix-turn-helix domain-containing protein codes for MADITIDDILHWQRGLTYRAPLGRAAGDGIESSVSWAVTIRAAAPILPPLRGGEIVVAPPRLLDQVRESEMVDSATLVRALAGQPIAALMVDPTFSETAVDVPLLVSSGSFPQAAEATLNRLIIERRAELYRIGSDLSRALSTATVSGAGLDHLLDTVRDVISRPLMLVEANGAISARSDDAPDEVPLVTDDLAAALRAGGQRRVQGPTGRSWLIQPIRPSRDDGRREMVLLVGLAPDTSTEPERLAATQSAATLELVLTRAIEAGGAGREWSGREPLVAELLTGRLTNRVAAESRARLIGLDPTEPLRVALFGSPTPGLPHRVRSALSDQRGRATAALGEHEFAVLSTDEPRLGVLLSDLTVALRRVQRGDPDVHVVVSEPVLSVGQAETALAQARVLARLTRDARRDGTVVRADEPERLGLFGLLLPIAAGTETTAADLRLRLERFADAVIGPLEQQDDRRHSHLVETVDAWLAHAGTLAPTAEALSIHRNTLAYRLQRVTDVTGYDLDDARIRYTLRLALDVRRLLAAD; via the coding sequence ATGGCGGACATCACGATCGACGACATCCTGCACTGGCAACGCGGCCTGACCTATCGCGCGCCACTCGGTCGGGCGGCCGGCGACGGCATTGAGAGCAGCGTCTCCTGGGCAGTGACGATCCGCGCTGCCGCGCCGATTCTGCCGCCCTTGCGCGGCGGCGAGATCGTTGTCGCGCCACCGCGCCTGCTGGATCAGGTGCGCGAGTCGGAGATGGTCGATAGCGCGACCCTGGTGCGCGCGTTGGCAGGACAGCCAATCGCCGCGCTGATGGTCGATCCGACGTTCAGCGAGACCGCCGTCGATGTGCCGCTGCTGGTCAGTAGCGGCTCGTTCCCGCAGGCCGCCGAGGCGACGCTGAATCGCCTGATCATCGAGCGGCGCGCCGAGCTCTACCGCATCGGCTCGGACTTGTCCCGCGCGTTGTCGACCGCCACAGTCTCGGGTGCCGGTCTGGACCATTTGCTCGACACGGTGCGCGATGTCATTAGCCGCCCGCTCATGCTGGTTGAGGCGAACGGCGCGATCTCGGCGCGCTCGGACGACGCGCCGGACGAGGTTCCGCTGGTGACTGACGACCTCGCGGCGGCGCTGCGTGCTGGTGGTCAGCGGAGAGTGCAGGGTCCAACTGGTCGCTCGTGGCTGATCCAGCCGATCCGCCCAAGCCGGGATGACGGTCGGCGCGAGATGGTGCTGCTGGTCGGGCTGGCCCCGGACACCTCAACCGAGCCGGAGCGGCTGGCTGCGACGCAGAGCGCGGCGACGCTGGAGCTGGTGCTGACCCGCGCGATCGAGGCTGGCGGGGCAGGACGCGAGTGGAGTGGCCGCGAACCGCTCGTCGCCGAGCTGTTGACCGGACGGCTGACGAATCGCGTCGCAGCTGAGAGTCGCGCACGACTGATCGGGCTGGACCCGACTGAACCGCTGCGCGTCGCGCTGTTCGGCTCGCCGACGCCCGGTCTGCCGCACCGCGTCCGGTCAGCGCTCTCCGATCAGCGCGGTCGGGCGACGGCGGCGTTGGGCGAGCACGAGTTTGCCGTCCTGTCGACCGACGAACCGCGGCTGGGCGTTTTGCTCAGCGATCTGACGGTGGCGCTGCGTCGTGTGCAGCGTGGCGACCCGGATGTGCATGTCGTTGTCAGCGAGCCGGTGCTGTCGGTTGGGCAGGCTGAGACGGCGTTGGCGCAGGCGCGGGTCCTGGCGCGTTTGACCCGCGACGCCAGACGGGATGGGACAGTTGTGCGGGCTGATGAGCCGGAGCGGCTCGGACTGTTCGGCCTGCTCCTGCCGATCGCCGCCGGCACCGAAACGACGGCTGCCGATCTCCGGCTGCGCCTGGAGCGTTTTGCCGACGCCGTGATCGGTCCGCTGGAGCAGCAGGACGATCGTCGCCACAGCCATCTGGTCGAGACGGTCGATGCCTGGCTGGCGCACGCTGGTACGCTCGCACCGACCGCCGAGGCGCTGAGCATCCACCGCAACACGCTCGCCTATCGCCTGCAGCGCGTGACGGACGTCACCGGCTACGACCTCGACGACGCCAGGATCCGCTACACGCTGCGGCTGGCGCTGGACGTGCGACGCCTGCTCGCCGCCGACTGA
- a CDS encoding M42 family metallopeptidase, translating into MKSETRAFLDRLLVTASPSGFENEAARIWRAEAETFADEVVVDVMGNSFARLKGDGPTVMIEGHIDEIGVMISHIDDNGFLWFQPIGGWDDQVLVGQRIRVLGSGGTVVGVIGKKPRHQMTEEDMNRVSKIRTLWIDIGARDAEDARSKVSVGDAGVIEQPLIDLGDDLIASRGLDNRVGAFVALEALRLLAEGERPAADVWAVAAVQEEITFGGAHTSAFHLDPAVAIVLDVTHATDHPEADIRGNGICKIGGGPALARGSAVHPIVHQRLVEAGRAESIPHCIEATPRRTGTDADAIAYERAGIPCGLVSIPNRYMHSPSEIVSLTDLDNCAAIIAAFTRRFNADVDLRRV; encoded by the coding sequence GTGAAGAGCGAAACGCGAGCATTTCTCGATCGGTTGCTGGTCACCGCCAGCCCGTCCGGCTTCGAGAATGAAGCAGCGCGGATCTGGCGTGCTGAGGCGGAGACGTTCGCCGACGAGGTCGTTGTCGATGTGATGGGCAACTCGTTCGCGCGCCTCAAGGGCGACGGACCGACCGTCATGATCGAGGGGCACATCGACGAGATCGGCGTGATGATCTCGCATATCGACGATAACGGGTTCCTCTGGTTCCAGCCGATCGGCGGCTGGGACGATCAGGTGCTGGTCGGGCAGCGCATTCGTGTGCTGGGCAGCGGCGGCACCGTCGTCGGCGTGATCGGCAAGAAGCCGCGGCATCAGATGACCGAAGAGGACATGAACCGCGTGTCGAAGATCCGCACGCTCTGGATCGACATCGGTGCGCGCGATGCCGAGGACGCTCGCTCGAAGGTGTCGGTCGGCGATGCTGGCGTGATCGAGCAGCCGCTCATCGATCTGGGCGACGACCTGATCGCCTCGCGCGGGCTGGATAACCGGGTCGGCGCGTTCGTCGCGCTGGAGGCGCTGCGTCTGCTCGCCGAGGGCGAGCGACCGGCGGCGGATGTCTGGGCGGTCGCGGCGGTGCAGGAGGAGATCACCTTCGGTGGCGCGCACACGAGCGCATTCCACCTCGATCCGGCGGTGGCGATTGTGCTGGACGTGACCCACGCGACCGATCATCCCGAGGCTGACATTCGTGGCAACGGCATCTGCAAGATCGGCGGCGGTCCGGCGCTGGCGCGGGGATCGGCGGTGCATCCGATCGTCCATCAGCGGCTGGTCGAGGCTGGCCGGGCGGAAAGCATCCCGCACTGCATCGAAGCGACGCCGCGACGCACCGGTACGGACGCCGACGCGATCGCCTACGAGCGCGCCGGTATCCCCTGCGGCCTGGTGTCGATCCCAAACCGCTACATGCATTCGCCGAGTGAGATCGTGAGCCTGACCGATCTGGACAACTGCGCCGCGATCATCGCCGCGTTTACCCGTCGGTTCAACGCCGACGTAGACCTGCGTCGCGTCTGA